TCTCACTACTTGCTGAACCTGGAAAAGACTAGGAGCAAGGTAATTCCCCAGATCCTATACCTGCATTCAGCTGTCCTTAAAACCAGACACAAAACACTGTAATAGCACAAGTTCTCCTGCAAACCCAAAGTGTGGGGAAGAAAACCAAGGCAAAGCCCCATGTGAAGTTAGCTGGCTAAACAACCCAACTCCAGAACAATGGTGGAGCAGACACTGGAGAGCATTCTTGGCAGAGAGCTTACTTACAAATTGTCTCTAGAAAAAGATTTATTCACTGGAAAGCAGAATCAAAGATGAGAATACCAAGTCACACTGACAAGGGAAAGGAACCTAGAAAATAGAAACAGCCCAGACCATTGCTTGTTACATCTTGAGGAAAAGCAACCATATATATGGGtgagcaaaaaggcaaaaagaacaTGATCGCACAGCACCAGGACCAGCAGCAATCCCATTTTCTGTCTGGGAGGCCAACCAGGAGATACTGGAGACAGactgacagagcactggaattgcccagagaggttgtggaatctccctccttggggatctccgAAAGCctcctggacatggtcctgggcaacctgctctaggtggctcTGCTTGCGTatggggttggaccagatggcctttggaggtcccttccaaccctaacCATTCTCTGACGAGCACAGGGAAGAACTGGGGACAATCACAAGAGTGAAGTGGACCAGCAGACAGTAACGACATGGAGCTAGGGACCATCAAAGGAGCACTGACTTAGGAGCTCCAGTCCTGCCCTAAGCACTCTGCTGACAGGCACCATTCAACATAAACCTCATTCAGGCAGCTACAATTTCACTGCTGCTCCCAAACGTCCATGCTGCAGAGTGACAACAGCAGTAAGAAGAGACGCTGAAAATACCAGGGCATCAGATGGAAGCGGAAGGGGCTTCTGTTGCAAGGGAAAAAGGGGACAGAGTTCTCCATTCAATGCTTGAGGGAAAAGGACACGATTTGAACAAGAGTATAAAACTTTTAATGTGTCAGCGTGTCAGTCCTCGatgcagaggagagaaaggagtgaAGGGGGTGGTTGTGGCTGTCCTAGGCACTCCGTACTGCAGTGATTatctgcacagagcaggaaaagcaacATGGTACACACGCAGCCAGGAGAGCCCGCCGACCTTTGCTCCCTAAGGAGGGATACAACACCTGGAAGAGCAGTTCCTCTCACTGTCCATTCTGTTTCACCTTATGCTTCTTCCTTGCAGGGACTTGAGCATGTGACTTCTGGGAAGAACGCTGGACAGCCTTCAAAGGTCTCCTCTGACCCTGCAAAGAATGTCTCTTCTTCAAAGCAGGCTGggtttttttctgctcctggGCAATTTTTGATTCctcaagtttcttcttttttggctGAGGCTCCACGACAGTCTCAGGGCCAGTGGACGGACTTGCTGCTTCCACAGCGGGTTCTTCATCTGAAACGAGAGAGAAGTGCTGTAGGAAGAACCCATGTGGTTTCTGCGTGGTAAGCTGCCTGTGAGAGCAGGCCGAGGCAGCTCAGTAGACCTCCAGTGCCAGGTTACCTTTCTGTGCCTTGGGAATAGCGTTAGAGAATTTCTTGAATTTGGCAATGAAGAACCCATCCATATTGTGTGTGTGGGGATAGAAACGCCGTGTAGACTTGAGGGACGGGTGGAAACGACGGTCCTTGAacctggaggaggaaaagggatgAGAAATGATAGAATGCCCCTGATGAACCCCGGTCAGCAAGGAAGAGTCAGTCACCTGTGCAGCTTGTGATCTGGCACGCACCTGGTGAAACCTTCCTTGCCAAAGTCCAGTCCTGTGGCCACCAAACGAACATTGCGTTTCTTCAGGGCATAATCCACCACCCACTCGTTTTCCTCCACCTGCCAGAGATTAAGCATTAGGACCCAAGGCTCGCCAGCCCCCTGAGGAGATAACCATGGCACAGTGTGGACTTACTGTGATGGAGCAGGTGCAGTACACAATGTAGCCCCCTGTCTCTGAGGCAGCATTGACTGAATCTATAGCGCTGAGAagcagctccttctgcaggtGAGCACAGCGCAGGATGTCTTTCTCATcctgaaagggaaagagaggttAGGATGCCAGAGGTACAGGGAAGCACCCCCAGGCTTCTGAAACTACTGTGGATGAAGGGGTGACAGGAGAACAAGGCACAAGATATAAGAGATTCTGGAGTCTTCTGAAGAACCAACCTCAAAAAAAACTAGCTCCAATGCAACAGGCAGAAtagaaaagagcaggaaaaaatcaatttccCTACTACAGAGATCTCCCAAGAATACAGTTGCCCTAAAGTCCTCCCTCTCACGACGCATACCTGATCCCTCATCTAGCATCCCCATTGGCCACTCACCTTATTGGTTTTGACAGCAGGATCCTTGGAAATGACGCCTGTTCCGCTACAAGGAGCATCAAGCAAGACACGGTCAAACCCTCCAAGTACCTACAGGCAGACATGCATTTAGAGTTATGTTTATTGGTAGGGACTGAGAACAAGACTGAGACCAGAAACGGAACCAGATGActgggaaagcaggaaagatCTCTCGTTCCTTCCTGTCTACCTTCATGTTTCCACATGAAGTAATGAGCACAgtcccctgcagctctgctcattCTTCTGTGAGAAATGACTTCACAGAACAAAGCTTTGCTAAAGGGACAGCACAACTCTGCATAGAGGTAAGCACAGGAAGAACACCCCAGAGCAAATAGGCACATACCTTGGGGAACTGGCGTCCATCGCAGTTGCTCACGACAGCATTGGTGACTCCCAGACGATGTAAGTTCCCCACCACACTACGCAACCGCTCAGCATTGCTGTCGTTGGCCAAGATCATACCTGTGTTCTTCATAAGCTGAGCTGTCGGAGGGCAAAACACATCAGCAAAGGGCTGAAAACCTCCTGCACTTTTGCCCACAGGTACAGCCgcctcccttctttccctgaATTCAGTCCCATTCTGTTTCCCCTTTCTGCGTAGACTAGTGGAAACGCATCACTTTGCAGAGCATCCCTCCCAAGACTAAGAAAGGCTCTAGGGCTGTACCTATGTAGCTGGTCTTGCCTCCCGGGGCACAGCACATATCCAGGATGCGTTCATTCTCCTGTGGAGCCAGAGCCATAACGGGGAGAAGACTGGAAGCTCCCTGCAGCATGTAGTGCCCAGCCAGATACTCAGGGGTGGCACCTGCGCAGGGAAGGTGGAACAAAAGAAGACGCATGAAATAAAGAGAGCCAAGAGCAGGTCAGCTCAGCCCTGTGACAGGAAGGGTGATCTCACCAATGGGCACGGAAGAGTCATAAATAACAAGTCCAGTTTTTGACCACTTTCCCAAGGGGTCAAGATTCACGCCACGGTTGATGAGAGCCTGCAAGACAACGAGATGGGGCTGAGGCACAACCCTGTGTGACAGGCAGCGCAGGAAACAGCCACTGGTTTCTGCTCACTTGTGCCAGGTCCCGTCGCCGCGTCTTGAGTGTGTTGGTACGAATGGTCACGGGACGGGGAACCTCGTTGGCTTCCAGAAAGTTTATCAGCtggacagaagaaagcaaaagaaaggaggtAAAAATGAAGATCTAGGGAGGCTGCCACATCCTCACCTGTCAGCCAAGATACAGCCTAGGGAGGATTCTACCTCAGGGAGTGGGAAGATATCCATGAGCTTCTTGAGCAAGAAGTCACTGTAGGAGTAGTAGGCAGCCATGTCCCGGCGCAGTAACGCGAGGTACTCCTGTCGTGTGCGTCCTTCCTCCCGCTTCACCTTGAAGTCCTGTAGCACCTCCATGTTGCCCTTGATGCGCTGGTGAATGATGTGCAGGTCCAGTGGCTCATTGGGTAGAAAGACCATTAAGGGATCACAAACAACCAATAAACTTGCACATTAAGTTCTTCACAGGCACAATCACTCACGTGGGAGTCTTGAATTGCCACATCACCAAGCACCAGAAAGGCCTTGTTGGAGCACGCACATCTACGGAACTTAGCGTTTAAGCTTCCAACAGAGTTCACCAGGAGGGGGATTCAAAGGACAGAACTGGACAGAAAAGTTCACAAGGCAGAAATTGAGAGACACTTGAAAGAATATGGTTTAGTTAGttaaataaacaggaaaaaataggaaaaagacaACAATGAAAAAGGTCTTCCAATGCTGAAAACATTATCTGCATCAGAAAGGAGACCGGAAGTTCCCCAAAGACAACGACAgggaacagaagagaaagagaagaagcaagATTAAATTGCacagggagaggcaggaaatgaaaatcACCAAAGCCCAAGAGCAAGCACTTTGTATGCTGGAATCGCTACTGCCAGAGGCTCTACGAGCAGGTTAGACAAATGCCTGCCAGGAAATCAGGGTAGAGGGGAATACACTATGTGACAGATATCCATATGCATTTAGGactaaaaagaaggaagattgGGGCAGGCTCTCAGCCCTTTACAGGGCATAACATATTTCCTAGCTATACTGTATTGTAGCACTACATAGCAACTGCTAGGGCAGCTCATCTAAAAATGCCTCATCAGGCATCTTGCTAAACAATACACATGATAAAACTGAAAGCTCTTCAGCTGTGCTCAGGCTCCGTACTGCTGCGTGCATATGGCTTATATATGTCACAGATATAAAGGATATTCTCTTTCTCAATCTGCTCGTTAGTTGGCAATTTGAACTGTTCATCTATATCTAGGTTGAGCTGCAGATCTttgctctcttcttccttctgtcctgTCTTCTGCCTGCTTGTctcctcagcctcttcctcctcctcactgtcATCTTCACTGAGGCCTCCCCTAGgtataaagaaaagaatggaCATTTTGTACAAAACAATTTGCTGCGTAGGCTCTTCACAATCGTCACCTCTTGGATGTCAGAGAGGATAGAAAAGAATGAACAACTCAGGCTCCTCATCCAACCACGAAAGATTTTGCTGTCTTGAGACGTTCTCGAATCCTCACCTGTCAGACTTCTGCTTCAGGGCAGCTTTTTCAATAGGCAGCAACTAAATAGAGAGACAAAAGGTTAATGAAACAGTATTGATGAATACCCCCTTAACTCCTTGCCATCTGTAAAATTTATCTGCTGTGCTtaaaacagacaacaaaaaagacattgaaTGCTGTGCTAGTACCAGCTGCTAAACTTGAAATTGCTCTTGTGGGGTGAAGAAGGACAAAGCTCTCCACCACCTCATCATCCATCCCTCCCAGTAAGGTCACCCTTCTCCCCTAAATCTGCTGGGTCTTTACAGCCAGAAAAGTCAAGTATTTcttacaaaattaaatgcaaaaagttCTTACCTCTTCCTCTTCAGATGACGAGGCGCCATAATCATCAACCATCTCCTCCCCActctcatcctcctcctcctcctcctccatctcccAGCTGCACTCTTCCACCTCACCATCGCTGGATAACTCCACATTGTTTCCTTTAGACAAGTTCTTTTTGGCTTTAGCTGGAGTCAGCCATTTTGCATTGCCGTCACTGAAGCCAGACTTGCGCTGAGGGGCTTGTCCTGCTGCTCTTTTGGGATGCGTCTCCTTCTGAGGGGATACCTGGTCTTTAGCTACAGGCAG
This is a stretch of genomic DNA from Cygnus atratus isolate AKBS03 ecotype Queensland, Australia chromosome 1, CAtr_DNAZoo_HiC_assembly, whole genome shotgun sequence. It encodes these proteins:
- the NOP2 gene encoding probable 28S rRNA (cytosine(4447)-C(5))-methyltransferase, with protein sequence MGGQGRRRRACACPFSAAEASTCGGGAMGRKQDPLREKRGPGRKARKQRGAEVELARFLPHEEESGRRKLSSHARRRAAKRRLGAASGPTGRKAPGGGRQPAAKDQVSPQKETHPKRAAGQAPQRKSGFSDGNAKWLTPAKAKKNLSKGNNVELSSDGEVEECSWEMEEEEEEDESGEEMVDDYGASSSEEEELLPIEKAALKQKSDRGGLSEDDSEEEEEAEETSRQKTGQKEEESKDLQLNLDIDEQFKLPTNEQIEKETNEPLDLHIIHQRIKGNMEVLQDFKVKREEGRTRQEYLALLRRDMAAYYSYSDFLLKKLMDIFPLPELINFLEANEVPRPVTIRTNTLKTRRRDLAQALINRGVNLDPLGKWSKTGLVIYDSSVPIGATPEYLAGHYMLQGASSLLPVMALAPQENERILDMCCAPGGKTSYIAQLMKNTGMILANDSNAERLRSVVGNLHRLGVTNAVVSNCDGRQFPKVLGGFDRVLLDAPCSGTGVISKDPAVKTNKDEKDILRCAHLQKELLLSAIDSVNAASETGGYIVYCTCSITVEENEWVVDYALKKRNVRLVATGLDFGKEGFTRFKDRRFHPSLKSTRRFYPHTHNMDGFFIAKFKKFSNAIPKAQKDEEPAVEAASPSTGPETVVEPQPKKKKLEESKIAQEQKKTQPALKKRHSLQGQRRPLKAVQRSSQKSHAQVPARKKHKVKQNGQ